In Methylobacterium aquaticum, the following are encoded in one genomic region:
- a CDS encoding TerB family tellurite resistance protein, whose product MFKSQTSLDLTPRTCLAVSLIYCMGADGEIDPEEIGHLMSVLGRNTTRQQLEAAVKYARSTQPAQFLADAAPRLRPDQRLCIILNMIDSAMADGEAEQGEQQLIMQFAQAFGLSENDLNPYFRALVAKNDRAVLDR is encoded by the coding sequence ATGTTCAAGTCGCAGACCTCGCTCGACCTCACCCCGCGGACCTGCCTCGCAGTGTCGCTGATCTACTGCATGGGCGCCGACGGCGAGATCGACCCGGAGGAGATCGGCCACCTGATGTCGGTGCTCGGCCGCAACACGACCCGCCAGCAGCTCGAAGCCGCCGTCAAGTATGCCCGCTCGACCCAGCCGGCCCAGTTCCTGGCCGACGCCGCGCCGCGCCTGCGCCCGGACCAGCGGCTCTGCATCATCCTCAACATGATCGACAGCGCCATGGCCGACGGTGAGGCGGAACAGGGCGAGCAGCAATTGATCATGCAGTTCGCTCAGGCCTTCGGCCTGTCGGAGAACGACCTGAACCCGTATTTCCGGGCGCTCGTGGCGAAGAACGACCGCGCCGTGCTGGACCGGTGA
- the msuE gene encoding FMN reductase, giving the protein MTRLRLVGFSANIQRPSKTRTLVEAIAAEAAVRLPVEVRIFDLVDAGPGLGGALGRDQLSLPARRLVEAVEEADALVVGTPVYKGAYTGLFKHLFDLVSPEALAGKPVALAATGGGARHALVVEHALRPLFGFFTALTVPTAVYASDPDFRDGGLDSAAIRQRVAEAGSQLAGLAGARAAQAPAPLARLAGGAR; this is encoded by the coding sequence ATGACGCGCCTGCGCCTCGTCGGCTTCTCCGCGAACATCCAGCGGCCCTCGAAGACCCGCACCCTGGTGGAAGCCATCGCCGCCGAGGCGGCCGTGCGGCTGCCGGTCGAGGTGCGGATCTTCGATCTCGTCGATGCCGGCCCCGGCCTCGGCGGTGCGCTCGGCCGCGACCAGCTCTCCCTGCCGGCCCGGCGCCTCGTTGAGGCGGTGGAGGAGGCCGACGCCCTCGTGGTCGGCACCCCCGTCTACAAGGGCGCCTATACCGGCCTGTTCAAGCACCTGTTCGACCTCGTCTCGCCCGAGGCGCTCGCCGGCAAGCCGGTGGCCCTCGCCGCGACCGGCGGGGGTGCGCGCCACGCCCTGGTGGTCGAGCACGCCTTGCGCCCGCTCTTCGGCTTCTTCACCGCGCTGACGGTGCCGACCGCCGTCTACGCCTCCGATCCCGACTTCCGCGACGGCGGCCTCGATTCCGCGGCGATCCGCCAGCGGGTGGCGGAGGCCGGCAGCCAGCTCGCCGGCCTCGCCGGGGCCCGGGCGGCGCAAGCCCCCGCTCCGCTGGCCCGCCTCGCCGGGGGCGCCCGGTGA
- the ssuC gene encoding aliphatic sulfonate ABC transporter permease SsuC produces the protein MPALPSPAAAVQRLAPWLLPAAILVGWQVAGSAGLVSTRLMPAPLDVAAAGWRLAETGELWTNLGVSFLRAASGFLIGGGIGFGLGLANGLSRLSDRLTDTTVQMIRNIPHLSLIPLVILWFGIGEEAKLFLVALGVFFPIYANTLHGIRSVDPQLVEMGRIYGMSKPELFWRVVLPGALPSIFVGLRYALGIMWLTLIVAETISASSGLGYMAMQAREFMLVDVVVLAILIYALLGKVADLLTRRLERACLAWNPAYRSA, from the coding sequence ATGCCCGCCCTCCCCTCCCCTGCCGCCGCGGTGCAGCGCCTCGCCCCCTGGCTCCTGCCGGCCGCGATCCTCGTCGGCTGGCAGGTCGCCGGCTCGGCCGGGCTGGTCTCGACCCGGCTGATGCCCGCCCCCCTCGACGTCGCCGCCGCCGGCTGGCGCCTGGCCGAGACCGGCGAATTGTGGACCAATCTCGGCGTCAGCTTCCTGCGGGCGGCGAGCGGCTTCCTCATCGGCGGCGGCATCGGCTTCGGCTTAGGCCTCGCCAATGGCTTGTCGCGCCTGTCGGACCGGCTCACCGACACCACCGTGCAGATGATCCGCAACATCCCCCACCTGTCGCTGATCCCGCTGGTCATCCTGTGGTTCGGCATCGGCGAGGAAGCGAAGCTCTTCCTGGTGGCTTTGGGCGTGTTCTTCCCGATCTACGCCAACACCCTGCACGGCATCCGCTCGGTCGATCCGCAGCTGGTCGAGATGGGCCGGATCTACGGCATGTCGAAGCCCGAGCTGTTCTGGCGCGTGGTGCTGCCGGGCGCCCTGCCGTCGATCTTCGTCGGCCTGCGCTACGCGCTCGGCATCATGTGGCTGACCCTCATCGTCGCCGAGACGATCTCGGCCTCCTCGGGCCTCGGCTACATGGCGATGCAGGCCCGCGAGTTCATGCTGGTCGACGTCGTGGTGCTGGCGATCCTGATCTACGCGCTGCTCGGCAAGGTCGCCGACCTCCTGACCCGCCGGCTGGAACGCGCCTGCCTCGCCTGGAACCCGGCCTATCGCTCGGCCTGA
- a CDS encoding ATP-binding cassette domain-containing protein: MIASTLRRFEGFAPVSRPSLRREVVDRPVARETARDRTATGLGITLRGLSKSFDGGKPVIDGLDLHIPAGQFVAVVGRSGCGKSTLLRLILGLETPSAGRVTVEGTEAPRRIMFQEPRLLPWARVLDNVAVGLTRDGSAAGRRERAAAALHAVGLAEKAGQWPATLSGGQRQRVALARALVSHPGLLALDEPLGALDALTRIDMQAMIERIWRGQGFTALLVTHDVAEAVALADRILVVEAGRIALDVPVTVPRPRRRGDPELAALEGRILDHLLDGRN, encoded by the coding sequence ATGATCGCCAGTACCCTCCGCCGCTTCGAGGGATTTGCCCCCGTCTCCCGCCCGAGCCTGCGCCGCGAGGTCGTCGACCGCCCGGTCGCCCGGGAGACCGCCCGCGACCGCACGGCCACCGGCCTCGGCATCACCCTGCGCGGCCTGTCGAAGTCCTTCGACGGCGGCAAGCCGGTCATCGACGGGCTCGACCTGCACATCCCCGCCGGCCAGTTCGTCGCCGTGGTCGGGCGCTCGGGCTGCGGCAAGTCCACTCTGCTGCGGCTGATCCTCGGCCTCGAGACCCCGAGCGCCGGGCGCGTGACCGTCGAGGGGACCGAGGCCCCGCGCCGGATCATGTTCCAGGAGCCGCGGCTCCTGCCCTGGGCACGGGTGCTCGACAACGTCGCGGTCGGGCTCACCCGCGACGGATCGGCGGCCGGGCGGCGCGAGCGCGCCGCGGCGGCGCTTCACGCGGTCGGCCTCGCCGAGAAGGCCGGGCAGTGGCCCGCCACCCTCTCGGGCGGCCAGCGCCAGCGCGTCGCGCTCGCGCGCGCCCTCGTGAGCCACCCGGGTCTGCTCGCCCTCGACGAGCCCCTGGGGGCGCTGGACGCGCTGACCCGCATCGACATGCAGGCGATGATCGAGCGGATCTGGCGCGGGCAAGGCTTCACCGCGCTCCTCGTCACCCACGACGTCGCCGAGGCGGTGGCGCTCGCCGACCGCATCCTGGTGGTCGAGGCCGGCCGCATCGCGCTCGACGTACCCGTCACGGTGCCCCGCCCGCGCCGGCGCGGCGATCCGGAGCTGGCCGCCCTGGAGGGGCGGATCCTGGATCACCTGCTGGACGGGCGGAACTGA
- the ssuD gene encoding FMNH2-dependent alkanesulfonate monooxygenase, with the protein MTGQTDVLWFLPTHGDGRYLGAQEGARAVTLPYLRQIAQAADELGYFGVLLPTGRSCEDSWVVASALVPLTQRLRFLVAVRPGLQLPSTAARMAATLDRISDGRLLINVVTGGDPVELRGDGVFLGHDERYAVTDEFLRVWRGLLSGETVTYQGEHLRLEDGRLIFPPVQKPYPPLYFGGSSPAGIEVAAEHCDVYLTWGEPPAGVAEKIARAREAAEKRGKTFSYGIRLHVIVRETESAAWEAAESLISRLDDATIAKAQATLARQDSVGQSRMMQLHGGRRDKLVVSPNLWAGVGLVRGGAGTALVGSPDQVADRMKEYIDLGIDRFILSGYPHLEEAYRFAELVFPKLPLRKTTGRAATGARNDGPFGEVIANDIVPTRGVAAH; encoded by the coding sequence ATGACCGGCCAGACCGACGTCCTCTGGTTCCTGCCCACCCACGGCGACGGCCGCTATCTCGGCGCCCAGGAAGGCGCACGCGCCGTCACCCTGCCCTACCTGCGCCAGATCGCCCAGGCCGCGGACGAGCTCGGCTATTTCGGCGTGCTGCTGCCGACCGGGCGCTCCTGCGAGGATTCCTGGGTCGTCGCCTCGGCGCTGGTCCCGCTGACCCAGCGCCTGCGCTTCCTGGTGGCGGTGCGGCCGGGCCTGCAACTGCCCTCGACCGCCGCCCGCATGGCCGCCACCCTCGACCGGATCTCGGACGGGCGGCTCCTCATCAACGTGGTCACCGGCGGCGATCCGGTCGAATTGCGCGGCGACGGCGTGTTCCTCGGCCATGACGAGCGCTACGCGGTGACCGACGAGTTCCTCAGGGTCTGGCGCGGGCTCCTCTCCGGCGAGACCGTGACCTACCAGGGCGAGCATCTGCGGCTGGAGGACGGTCGGCTGATCTTCCCACCCGTGCAGAAGCCCTATCCGCCGCTCTATTTCGGCGGCTCGTCGCCGGCCGGGATCGAGGTCGCGGCCGAGCATTGCGACGTCTACCTGACCTGGGGCGAGCCCCCGGCCGGGGTGGCGGAGAAGATCGCCCGGGCCCGCGAGGCGGCCGAGAAGCGCGGCAAGACCTTCTCGTACGGCATCCGCCTGCACGTCATCGTGCGCGAGACCGAATCCGCGGCCTGGGAGGCGGCGGAGTCGCTGATCTCGCGCCTCGACGACGCCACTATCGCCAAGGCGCAGGCAACCCTGGCGCGCCAGGATTCCGTCGGCCAGAGCCGGATGATGCAGCTCCATGGCGGCCGGCGCGACAAGCTCGTGGTGTCGCCGAACCTCTGGGCCGGCGTCGGCCTGGTGCGGGGTGGCGCCGGCACCGCCCTCGTCGGCTCCCCCGACCAGGTCGCCGACCGGATGAAGGAGTACATCGATCTCGGCATCGACCGCTTCATCCTCTCCGGCTACCCGCACCTGGAGGAGGCCTACCGCTTCGCCGAATTGGTCTTCCCCAAGCTCCCCTTGCGCAAAACCACCGGCCGGGCGGCGACGGGTGCGCGCAACGACGGCCCGTTCGGCGAGGTGATCGCCAACGACATCGTGCCGACGCGGGGTGTGGCGGCGCATTGA
- a CDS encoding DUF6504 family protein — translation MRRVICVFLPTWPTDLWRRRHGAPPPGEPLVAAAQDGPRRVVGAVDRAAHRLGLRPGLALAQAQAMVPGLTVIQADPEGDAAALRRLAAWCLRYAPLVAPDPPDGIWIDVAGAAHLHGGEAALLASLRRRLGRAGYRVRAALADTPGAAWAAARCLGPEIVLPPGGQRDALLALPLRALRLDRDIVSGLAQLGIARVGQLLEQPSGPLRRRFGEAPARRLAEALGHAPEPLATLAPPVEHSVRLAFAEPIGAPETLARVAGRLTGMLADDLTRHGLGVRRLDLVFRRVDGLDQAVSVGTARPSRDPTHLARLLSERLATIDPGHGIDEARLAAPRVERLEARQLAAVGEEPDPDTMAELVDRLVLRLGPGRVFRKSPVESEWPERAVRRVAALSPATGVTWPADLPRPGRLLPAPEPVAVLAALPDAPPSAFTWRGTRRRVARADGPERIFGEWWLSDDEVSATRDYYRVEDETGARYWLFRDSLTRDGARWWLHGLGEA, via the coding sequence ATGCGAAGGGTCATCTGCGTGTTCCTGCCGACCTGGCCGACCGACCTGTGGCGGCGCCGGCACGGCGCGCCGCCGCCGGGTGAGCCGCTGGTGGCGGCGGCCCAGGACGGCCCGCGCCGGGTCGTCGGTGCCGTCGACCGCGCCGCCCATCGACTCGGCCTGCGCCCCGGTCTGGCGCTGGCGCAGGCGCAGGCGATGGTGCCGGGCCTCACGGTGATCCAAGCCGATCCGGAGGGCGATGCCGCGGCGCTCAGGCGCCTTGCGGCCTGGTGCCTGCGTTACGCCCCCCTCGTCGCCCCCGACCCGCCGGACGGGATCTGGATCGACGTGGCGGGCGCCGCCCACCTGCATGGCGGCGAGGCGGCACTGCTGGCAAGCTTGCGCCGCCGCCTCGGCCGGGCCGGCTACCGGGTCCGGGCGGCGCTCGCCGACACGCCCGGCGCCGCCTGGGCGGCCGCCCGCTGCCTCGGCCCCGAGATCGTGCTGCCGCCCGGCGGCCAGCGCGACGCGCTCCTCGCCCTGCCGCTCCGCGCCCTGCGCCTCGACCGCGACATCGTCTCGGGGCTCGCTCAGCTCGGCATCGCGCGGGTCGGCCAGCTCTTGGAGCAGCCGAGTGGCCCGTTGCGCCGGCGCTTCGGCGAGGCGCCCGCCCGCCGTCTCGCCGAAGCCCTCGGCCACGCCCCCGAACCGCTCGCCACCCTGGCCCCACCCGTCGAGCACAGCGTGCGCCTCGCCTTCGCGGAGCCGATCGGTGCGCCCGAGACGCTCGCCCGGGTCGCCGGGCGGCTGACCGGGATGCTGGCGGACGATCTCACCCGGCACGGGCTCGGCGTGCGCCGGCTCGACCTAGTGTTTCGCCGGGTCGACGGGCTCGACCAGGCGGTCAGCGTCGGCACCGCCCGGCCGAGCCGCGATCCTACCCACCTCGCCCGCCTGCTCTCCGAGCGGCTCGCCACCATCGATCCCGGCCACGGAATCGACGAGGCGCGGCTTGCCGCTCCACGGGTCGAGCGCCTGGAGGCGCGCCAGCTCGCCGCGGTGGGCGAGGAGCCGGACCCGGACACGATGGCCGAGCTGGTCGACCGGCTGGTTCTGCGCCTCGGGCCGGGCCGGGTGTTTCGCAAAAGTCCGGTCGAGAGCGAGTGGCCCGAGCGGGCGGTGCGCCGGGTCGCGGCCTTGAGCCCTGCCACCGGCGTGACCTGGCCCGCCGACCTGCCGCGCCCCGGCCGGCTGCTGCCGGCCCCGGAGCCGGTGGCGGTGCTGGCCGCTCTTCCCGATGCCCCGCCCTCCGCCTTCACCTGGCGCGGCACCCGCCGCCGGGTGGCCCGGGCCGACGGGCCGGAGCGGATCTTCGGCGAATGGTGGTTGTCCGACGACGAGGTCTCGGCCACCCGCGACTATTACCGGGTCGAGGACGAGACCGGCGCCCGCTACTGGCTGTTTCGCGATTCCCTGACGCGGGATGGCGCGCGCTGGTGGCTGCATGGGCTGGGGGAGGCGTGA
- a CDS encoding ImuA family protein, whose amino-acid sequence MRQAERERQLAALRERIGGLAPEGTDRPVLPFGVADLDAHLPGGGLRLGAVHEVLAAGPVDGEGALAALFTAAILARLPGPVLWCLASRDLFAPGLAAVGLHPDRVLYAETRREAEVLPTMEEGLRHRGLAAVVGEVARLGLTPSRRLQLAAEGSGGLALVIRRRGSAVPEPNAAATRWGVTAAPSAALPVPGLSRARWTVALLRARGAEPRTWLLEAPDAKGHLRVPADLADRPVAAPARRAAAG is encoded by the coding sequence ATGCGGCAGGCCGAGCGGGAACGGCAGCTCGCGGCGTTGCGCGAGCGGATCGGCGGGCTGGCGCCCGAGGGGACGGACCGGCCGGTCCTGCCCTTCGGCGTCGCCGACCTCGACGCGCACCTGCCGGGCGGGGGCCTGCGCCTCGGTGCGGTCCACGAGGTGCTGGCGGCGGGACCGGTGGACGGGGAGGGGGCGCTCGCGGCCCTGTTCACCGCGGCGATCCTCGCCCGGCTCCCCGGCCCGGTCCTGTGGTGCCTGGCGAGCCGCGACCTGTTCGCCCCCGGCCTCGCCGCGGTCGGCCTCCATCCCGATCGGGTGCTCTACGCCGAGACCCGGCGCGAGGCCGAGGTGCTGCCCACCATGGAGGAGGGCCTGCGCCATCGCGGCCTCGCGGCGGTGGTCGGCGAGGTCGCCCGGCTCGGGCTCACCCCGTCGCGGCGGCTCCAGCTCGCCGCCGAGGGCAGCGGCGGCCTCGCCCTGGTGATCCGCCGCCGGGGCAGCGCCGTCCCGGAGCCCAACGCCGCCGCGACCCGCTGGGGCGTCACCGCGGCGCCCTCCGCCGCCCTTCCCGTGCCGGGCCTGTCGCGGGCCCGCTGGACCGTGGCGCTGCTGCGCGCCCGGGGCGCCGAGCCCCGCACCTGGCTCCTCGAGGCTCCCGATGCGAAGGGTCATCTGCGTGTTCCTGCCGACCTGGCCGACCGACCTGTGGCGGCGCCGGCACGGCGCGCCGCCGCCGGGTGA